A single Bacillus sp. HMF5848 DNA region contains:
- a CDS encoding AAA family ATPase, whose product MKIKELHIYGFGKLVDVHISLNSNENIQAFYGRNEAGKSTIMAFILGILYGFPTKQQNESRYEPKTGGSYGGRIVFHHEQAGEVVVERVRGKANGDVTVYYEDGRRAGESELQAIVQGMTKGLYQSIFAFNIHSLQGISQIDGERIGQYLFSSSLTGTDSLERIDTQLTKQMDMLYKPAGKKPKINQQLQAVKQAQQIMIKKQQEHGEYTKLQQDIYDAENLLAELQAKRRQLIDDESILTRALQIAPTYEEYLTISAQAESLEQYEDFPVDALERFEKIQTAEQSILARITSIDDSRQELLQQYNSLQINDNLLRDEAKINYALEGFQIINMKQQQISELNYELEKIDASIHHIKNAWQISEDEENILTHNTSRTAKENAKVLVTKYEHINRDLAVLKERQQECIREVDESISKLNVLESYVLDDELEQSYRDKLTLFDRQSDKQSEARYVEESLQRVITRRKAAEKKERTQKRTALIGVIIGFLLSLFTYFQDNQVLFLSMVFVAIICLGLYVVVQVGALSKTLREEEATLKRKLVSLNEIDTMISRSEYEHLQQQVKRGIEIRNQLDWEKTILEKKQAALEAVEQQVFEAKEACETIEREIVKFWSLYNQAYDASLHVLGNELLDFLNDIDNLKQLILTKQQTFQKQEKLIEQFKEFENTITLLKDLHGIDEVAMDQIIFRLKQEVNQEKENVMKKQQLEEKINELNDMVHTLEKEQSMFTESKNALFHDAKANDEDEFRRRCKDAKRFETLTLTLHPLKSQISRVDDIVVQSLKSTQEWELQRQLEHVQQQLRDVLSQEEDLQTQLSQLRLNKRRIVEDGSLSEATFKVEQEAALLWQHTKEWSKYALAKHYLTKAIGEYRNTYMPQLLAKTNEYFVLLTNKHYMRVFAPEEFTSFIVERQDGVHFAPNELSQATAEQLYVALRLALADVVTNNISFPIIVDDSFVNFDDERLQNAIHVLRQVAANHQVLLFTCHEHVAASFKDNELVNVEDLQAKIV is encoded by the coding sequence GTGAAAATAAAAGAACTTCACATTTATGGATTTGGCAAATTAGTAGATGTCCATATATCGCTTAATAGCAATGAAAATATTCAAGCCTTTTATGGTCGGAACGAGGCGGGGAAATCTACCATTATGGCATTTATACTCGGCATATTGTATGGCTTTCCTACTAAGCAACAAAATGAATCACGATATGAACCGAAGACAGGAGGCTCTTACGGGGGGCGAATTGTATTTCATCACGAACAAGCTGGTGAGGTTGTAGTTGAAAGAGTAAGAGGTAAAGCAAATGGAGATGTTACGGTTTATTATGAAGACGGTAGACGAGCGGGAGAAAGTGAGCTGCAAGCGATTGTTCAAGGAATGACTAAGGGACTGTATCAGTCTATATTTGCTTTTAACATCCACAGTCTACAAGGAATTTCACAAATAGATGGGGAGAGAATTGGGCAATATTTATTTTCATCTAGCTTAACAGGTACAGATTCACTTGAACGAATTGATACTCAACTTACCAAACAAATGGACATGTTATATAAACCAGCCGGAAAGAAGCCGAAAATAAATCAGCAACTGCAAGCTGTAAAGCAAGCTCAGCAGATTATGATAAAAAAGCAACAGGAGCACGGAGAGTACACTAAATTGCAGCAAGATATATATGATGCAGAAAACCTTTTAGCAGAACTTCAAGCTAAAAGACGACAACTTATTGATGATGAGAGTATTTTAACTAGGGCATTGCAAATTGCCCCTACATATGAAGAATACTTAACTATTAGTGCACAAGCTGAGAGCCTAGAGCAATATGAAGATTTTCCTGTTGATGCACTTGAACGGTTTGAAAAAATTCAAACTGCAGAGCAATCGATACTTGCTCGTATCACATCCATAGATGATTCAAGGCAAGAGCTATTGCAGCAATATAATTCGTTACAAATTAATGACAACCTTCTGCGGGATGAGGCAAAAATCAATTATGCGCTAGAGGGTTTTCAGATAATAAACATGAAGCAGCAACAAATAAGTGAGCTTAATTATGAGTTGGAAAAAATTGATGCATCAATTCATCACATCAAAAACGCATGGCAAATTTCCGAAGATGAGGAGAACATTTTAACACATAACACAAGCCGTACAGCTAAAGAAAATGCTAAGGTGCTTGTTACTAAGTATGAACATATTAACCGTGACCTTGCTGTATTAAAGGAAAGACAGCAAGAGTGTATTCGTGAAGTGGATGAAAGTATTTCAAAGCTTAATGTTCTGGAGTCTTACGTACTTGATGATGAGTTAGAGCAAAGCTATCGGGACAAGTTGACATTATTTGATAGACAGTCAGACAAACAGTCCGAAGCACGATATGTTGAAGAGTCACTGCAAAGAGTGATTACACGTAGAAAAGCTGCTGAGAAAAAGGAGCGTACGCAAAAGCGTACCGCCTTGATAGGTGTCATAATCGGTTTCCTACTAAGTTTATTCACTTATTTTCAAGACAACCAGGTGCTATTTTTAAGCATGGTGTTCGTAGCAATCATATGTCTAGGTTTATATGTTGTAGTACAAGTAGGAGCATTAAGTAAAACGTTGCGTGAAGAAGAAGCAACACTCAAAAGAAAGCTTGTTAGCTTGAATGAAATTGATACTATGATTTCAAGAAGTGAATATGAGCATCTACAACAGCAAGTAAAACGTGGAATTGAAATAAGAAACCAATTAGATTGGGAAAAGACGATATTAGAAAAAAAACAAGCTGCGTTAGAGGCTGTAGAACAACAAGTATTTGAAGCTAAAGAGGCTTGTGAAACTATCGAGCGTGAAATAGTAAAGTTTTGGAGTTTGTATAATCAAGCATATGATGCTTCCCTTCATGTGTTAGGAAACGAGCTTCTGGACTTCTTAAATGATATAGATAACTTAAAGCAGTTAATTTTGACAAAGCAGCAGACTTTTCAGAAGCAAGAAAAGCTAATAGAGCAATTCAAGGAATTTGAGAACACTATTACGCTGTTAAAAGATTTGCATGGTATTGATGAAGTGGCTATGGACCAAATTATCTTCAGATTAAAGCAAGAAGTGAATCAAGAAAAAGAAAATGTGATGAAGAAGCAGCAACTAGAAGAGAAAATTAATGAATTGAATGATATGGTTCATACACTAGAAAAAGAGCAATCTATGTTTACTGAATCAAAGAACGCTTTGTTTCATGACGCCAAGGCAAATGATGAAGATGAATTTCGAAGAAGGTGTAAAGACGCTAAAAGATTTGAAACACTCACACTAACGCTCCACCCTCTAAAATCGCAAATAAGTAGAGTAGACGATATAGTAGTGCAAAGCTTGAAGAGCACGCAAGAATGGGAGCTACAAAGGCAGTTAGAGCATGTTCAGCAGCAACTACGTGATGTACTGAGTCAGGAAGAAGATCTTCAAACTCAGTTGTCTCAATTACGATTAAATAAAAGAAGAATAGTCGAGGATGGCTCACTTAGTGAGGCTACCTTCAAAGTAGAGCAGGAAGCGGCACTGTTGTGGCAACACACTAAGGAATGGAGTAAGTACGCTCTTGCGAAGCATTATTTAACAAAGGCAATAGGAGAGTATCGTAACACGTATATGCCACAGCTATTGGCAAAAACAAATGAATATTTTGTTTTACTAACTAACAAACATTATATGCGTGTATTTGCTCCGGAAGAGTTCACAAGCTTTATAGTGGAACGACAAGATGGGGTGCACTTTGCTCCTAATGAGTTAAGCCAAGCGACTGCAGAGCAGTTA